In a single window of the Photobacterium profundum SS9 genome:
- a CDS encoding prolyl oligopeptidase family serine peptidase: MLQNPLCDMCWLRDDSRENTTVLAYLKNENKASERYLKPLMSKQENLLNEWGAIAGNKAEKPWLDINGYRYKTLNKGERGVLVRKNQQREYVVINMNQRAHDRAYYKLGNWSVSPNNRLVAIAENIVGDDNYIISIIDIASGEIQTQFLGEYADTLVWKSDNEVIVVENEANTYRPYKAVLRNIKTNTSVTLYQETNPAWLVSAYIASDAKSIFIQSNNHNTSVQYLLRSEKKSGIDPKAALRLVKPRKSSVEYYVDVLDGKYYIKSNQGGKFAIYTAQDVQREWTPIIQPKGDLTRWYLANRRIVIEEKKQGITLLEGFDLQGKKVFSNNLSKAASVGWMARNTNPASQTINIRTMGLSQPPAWTKLNIETGETVSSEADVYNQFSTNNYVSELIKVKHQGVEVPVSLVYRKDMLTDDSPVFLYGYGAYGVTMRPYFMPQIISLVDRGAVYAIAHVRGGGFKGDDWYQAGKGVNRLNSIQDFIAAAQVMKQFRIESSSTKKVDRDILALGSSAGGTLVAAAINQRPELFKGAALQVPFVDVLSSMSDESIPLTRQQYAEWGNPNKPEERNVMRAYSPFDNISAQNYPAMLVRSGLFDSRVPYWEAAKYTARIKALSTANNPYLLVTDLQSGHSTDRTKALRQQAMDYAFLLNLTNLNK; encoded by the coding sequence ATGCTACAGAATCCTCTTTGTGATATGTGCTGGTTACGTGATGATAGTCGTGAAAACACGACGGTTTTGGCATATTTAAAAAATGAAAATAAGGCATCTGAACGCTATTTAAAACCATTGATGAGCAAGCAGGAAAATCTGCTCAATGAATGGGGAGCTATAGCTGGAAATAAAGCAGAAAAACCTTGGCTAGATATTAATGGATACCGCTATAAAACCTTAAATAAAGGGGAGCGGGGTGTCTTGGTTCGTAAAAATCAGCAACGTGAATATGTTGTGATTAATATGAATCAGCGTGCACATGATCGTGCTTATTATAAATTAGGGAATTGGAGTGTTAGTCCCAATAACCGTTTAGTTGCAATTGCAGAGAATATCGTAGGTGATGATAATTATATTATCTCAATAATCGATATAGCATCAGGTGAAATACAAACTCAATTTCTGGGTGAGTATGCTGATACCTTGGTGTGGAAATCAGACAATGAAGTGATTGTTGTTGAAAATGAAGCCAACACATATCGACCATATAAAGCTGTATTACGAAATATTAAGACAAACACGTCAGTCACGTTATACCAAGAAACCAATCCTGCTTGGTTAGTTTCTGCTTATATCGCATCCGATGCGAAAAGCATTTTTATTCAGAGTAATAATCATAATACGAGTGTTCAATACCTATTACGTTCAGAAAAAAAATCAGGTATTGACCCAAAGGCAGCGCTTCGATTAGTTAAACCTCGAAAAAGTAGTGTTGAGTATTATGTCGATGTGCTGGATGGCAAGTATTACATAAAGTCTAATCAAGGTGGGAAATTTGCAATTTACACTGCGCAGGATGTGCAACGTGAATGGACGCCTATTATCCAGCCTAAAGGGGATCTCACCCGTTGGTATCTTGCTAATCGGCGTATTGTGATTGAAGAGAAAAAACAAGGAATAACATTACTGGAAGGTTTTGATCTTCAGGGAAAAAAAGTATTCAGTAATAACCTGTCAAAAGCGGCATCCGTCGGATGGATGGCTCGCAATACTAACCCCGCAAGCCAGACAATTAATATACGTACCATGGGGTTAAGCCAACCACCAGCATGGACAAAGCTAAACATAGAGACAGGTGAAACAGTCAGTTCAGAGGCTGATGTATATAACCAATTTAGTACAAATAACTACGTATCAGAATTGATAAAGGTGAAGCATCAAGGTGTAGAGGTACCTGTATCTTTGGTATACCGCAAAGATATGCTTACCGACGATTCCCCCGTATTTCTTTACGGTTATGGTGCCTATGGCGTCACCATGCGCCCTTATTTTATGCCACAGATTATTTCATTAGTCGACCGAGGTGCAGTGTATGCCATTGCGCATGTTCGTGGTGGCGGATTTAAAGGTGATGATTGGTATCAGGCGGGCAAAGGCGTAAACCGACTTAATAGTATTCAAGACTTTATTGCAGCTGCTCAGGTAATGAAGCAGTTTCGTATAGAGTCATCGTCGACAAAGAAAGTGGACCGAGACATTTTAGCACTAGGCAGTAGTGCCGGTGGTACGCTTGTCGCAGCGGCAATCAATCAGCGTCCTGAATTATTTAAAGGGGCTGCACTGCAGGTGCCATTTGTTGATGTATTAAGCAGTATGTCTGATGAATCTATTCCATTAACTCGCCAACAATATGCTGAATGGGGAAACCCGAACAAACCTGAAGAACGTAATGTGATGCGTGCTTATAGTCCGTTTGACAATATTTCAGCACAAAACTATCCCGCGATGTTGGTGCGAAGTGGCTTATTTGATAGCCGTGTACCTTACTGGGAAGCAGCGAAATATACCGCACGTATTAAAGCATTATCGACAGCAAATAATCCTTATTTGTTAGTCACCGATTTGCAGTCTGGACATAGTACAGACCGCACTAAGGCACTACGCCAACAAGCGATGGATTACGCATTTTTGCTCAATCTGACCAACCTTAATAAATAA
- a CDS encoding MATE family efflux transporter, whose protein sequence is MKKLLTLAIPLIISQLVAQLLVFTDVWMMAKMSILAIAGGGLGASVYSFVFIIAGSTVGCVANLIAIAYGKRVRQPDAGNTEIRAAVKGGILLSLLLTVTLQPFFVMLKDWLLMADQDPQAVALAMDYINALKWSMLPTLMLLVLRSLVSAFGDTRSIMVMSVATVILNVPISYVLAFKMDMGIAGLGYGSSLASLIIMVVYGYWVFNRPRYCQFNPFSKLHEYRLGTIKPLLAIGVPIMIATLLEHALFSGGALLAGTLGAVSLAIHQIAMQCLNLSWNIAFGFSQAASILVSQHFGRGEPNMVRQYAKQGLFVVTATSAVIGLFLIIWPEFLTQVFSIEGDVMAQELVAALPAVMIMVALCFIVDAWQLTAISVLRGMKVVIAPTISTVIGYWLIGLPAAWLLMKLMGVKGVWAGFAVGLAATGLMLVILLFKSLTRFEQQIKQQNDEDAHNLNKNDNITPQTITVL, encoded by the coding sequence ATGAAAAAACTTCTCACTCTTGCAATACCTCTTATTATTTCTCAACTGGTTGCGCAATTACTGGTCTTTACCGACGTCTGGATGATGGCAAAAATGAGCATACTGGCGATTGCTGGTGGCGGATTAGGTGCATCGGTTTATTCCTTTGTCTTTATTATTGCGGGCAGTACCGTCGGGTGTGTCGCGAACTTAATTGCTATCGCGTATGGCAAGCGAGTACGACAACCTGATGCGGGTAACACTGAAATTAGAGCCGCAGTGAAGGGCGGAATACTGTTATCTTTATTACTTACCGTTACACTTCAGCCATTTTTTGTCATGCTTAAAGATTGGTTATTAATGGCAGATCAAGATCCACAAGCTGTCGCCTTGGCTATGGATTACATAAATGCATTAAAGTGGTCAATGCTACCAACCTTAATGTTGTTAGTATTACGAAGCTTAGTCAGTGCGTTTGGTGATACACGTTCGATAATGGTGATGTCGGTTGCAACGGTTATTTTGAATGTACCTATCAGCTATGTTCTCGCATTCAAGATGGATATGGGAATTGCGGGTTTAGGCTATGGTTCGTCGTTGGCGTCGCTGATTATTATGGTTGTTTATGGGTATTGGGTCTTTAATCGTCCTCGTTATTGTCAATTTAATCCATTTTCTAAGTTACATGAATACCGTTTGGGTACCATCAAACCATTATTGGCCATTGGTGTACCAATTATGATCGCGACATTGCTCGAGCATGCCTTGTTTTCTGGTGGCGCATTATTGGCAGGTACATTGGGTGCAGTATCATTAGCTATTCATCAGATAGCGATGCAATGTTTGAACTTGTCATGGAATATTGCTTTTGGTTTTTCACAAGCAGCCTCTATTTTAGTTAGTCAGCATTTTGGGCGTGGTGAACCTAATATGGTAAGGCAGTATGCTAAACAAGGGCTATTTGTTGTAACCGCGACCAGTGCCGTTATTGGTTTATTCTTGATTATTTGGCCTGAGTTTTTAACACAAGTATTCAGCATAGAAGGCGATGTAATGGCACAAGAGTTAGTTGCAGCCTTACCAGCAGTAATGATTATGGTTGCGCTGTGTTTTATTGTTGATGCATGGCAGCTAACAGCGATTAGTGTACTACGCGGTATGAAAGTAGTAATAGCGCCAACGATTTCGACGGTGATCGGTTATTGGCTTATTGGTTTACCTGCAGCGTGGTTACTCATGAAATTAATGGGCGTAAAAGGTGTATGGGCGGGTTTTGCCGTTGGTTTAGCTGCAACAGGCTTAATGTTAGTTATATTATTATTTAAATCACTAACACGCTTTGAACAGCAGATTAAGCAACAAAATGATGAAGATGCGCATAACCTCAATAAGAACGATAATATAACTCCGCAAACGATTACTGTGCTGTAG
- a CDS encoding LysR family transcriptional regulator, with translation MIKRHTLLPSSLNGLRVFEAAARHLSFTIAAQELNVTQSAVSRQIRLLEEQLGFTLFIRQHRALILTEEGKEIALILTRQFSELNNTIHQLKQHEDNTLKLNVSMSFAVRWLIPRLHSFKEQNPNLDIIISSNIGNNGNYGDQLNLDSDDYDIAISNYQDPTTIKQPIVFLRKEYLAPVYSMLLVKGDTQLTIDELLTYPRLHPTKDRSDWRAWFTQMGIQQPLGNTELTFDTLDMALTSCLSGQGATITDLLFVTNELKQGFLKLPLEAKIIYSPWKYYYYCRTRSDKVTNFIDWLIKELEVETEQLFSLINQYNWHPIKK, from the coding sequence ATGATTAAAAGACATACGCTACTACCTTCGTCATTAAATGGGCTTCGCGTCTTCGAAGCAGCAGCTAGACACCTCAGTTTTACCATTGCAGCCCAAGAGCTAAACGTAACACAAAGTGCGGTTAGCCGTCAGATACGTTTATTAGAAGAACAGCTTGGTTTTACACTCTTTATTCGTCAGCACCGTGCGTTAATACTGACAGAGGAAGGCAAAGAAATTGCTTTGATACTGACTCGCCAATTCAGTGAGCTAAATAACACCATTCATCAGCTTAAACAGCATGAAGATAACACCCTAAAATTAAATGTTTCAATGAGCTTTGCAGTACGTTGGTTGATCCCCCGTTTGCATTCCTTTAAAGAACAGAACCCCAACTTAGACATCATTATTTCATCTAATATTGGTAATAACGGCAATTATGGTGATCAACTGAATCTCGATTCAGATGATTATGATATTGCGATTTCAAACTACCAAGACCCCACAACAATCAAACAACCGATCGTATTTTTACGTAAAGAGTATCTAGCACCCGTTTATTCGATGTTATTAGTAAAGGGCGATACGCAACTAACGATCGATGAATTACTGACTTACCCTCGCTTACACCCAACAAAAGATCGTTCTGATTGGCGAGCTTGGTTTACACAAATGGGTATACAGCAGCCACTCGGCAATACGGAACTCACTTTCGATACATTAGACATGGCGTTAACATCTTGCCTATCAGGGCAAGGAGCAACAATTACCGATCTGCTTTTTGTGACCAACGAACTGAAGCAAGGGTTCTTAAAACTGCCCCTTGAAGCAAAAATTATTTATAGCCCATGGAAGTATTATTATTACTGCCGAACAAGAAGTGACAAGGTCACAAACTTTATTGATTGGTTAATCAAGGAATTAGAGGTGGAAACTGAACAACTGTTTAGCCTTATCAATCAGTATAACTGGCATCCAATCAAAAAGTGA
- a CDS encoding DEAD/DEAH box helicase — translation MHFKDLGLDPRLLKKLTHLGFERATEIQRTAVPVAIMGKDVLASSKTGSGKTLAFLLPAMQRMYRGKPFTRRDQRVLILTPTRELAKQVFAQLRTLNAGTPYDGALIVGGENFNDQVKEFRKDPMFVVATPGRFADHLEHRSTSLDGLEMLILDEADRMLDLGFAPQLRRIHELANHRRRQTLMFSATMDNEDVIEMASEMLNAPKRLSIGSSNEEHTDITQRFYLCDHLDHKQALLDKVLETEDYNQVIIFTATRADTDRLTAELNERKLKAVALSGNLNQNQRNSIMSQFERVCHKILVTTDVASRGLDIEGVSHVINFDMPKHAEEYVHRVGRTGRAGNKGDAISLVGPKDWKSFKSVEAYLQQSISFSVFEGLAGKFKGLKPAPKKKFIKKKPTDQKASAAKKSTAPKAKKKVDKRFYDNVAVGENVFKPKKKRNVDVSKDDA, via the coding sequence TTGCATTTTAAAGATCTTGGATTAGACCCACGCCTTCTTAAGAAACTGACACACCTTGGGTTTGAGCGAGCAACTGAAATTCAGCGAACAGCCGTACCCGTGGCTATTATGGGGAAAGACGTGCTAGCCTCGTCGAAAACAGGCTCTGGTAAAACACTGGCGTTCCTATTGCCTGCTATGCAGCGTATGTATCGTGGTAAGCCTTTTACTCGTCGCGATCAACGTGTACTTATTTTAACGCCAACGCGTGAGCTAGCTAAACAAGTTTTTGCTCAATTACGTACGTTGAATGCGGGTACACCGTATGATGGCGCATTGATTGTTGGTGGTGAAAACTTCAACGATCAAGTAAAAGAATTCCGTAAAGACCCAATGTTTGTTGTAGCAACACCGGGTCGTTTTGCCGATCACCTTGAGCACCGTAGCACAAGCCTTGATGGCCTTGAAATGCTGATTCTTGATGAAGCCGACCGTATGCTTGATCTTGGTTTTGCACCTCAGCTACGTCGTATTCACGAATTGGCTAATCACCGTCGTCGTCAAACTCTAATGTTCTCTGCAACAATGGATAATGAAGATGTGATTGAAATGGCGTCAGAGATGCTAAATGCACCTAAGCGTCTTTCTATCGGTAGCTCAAACGAAGAACATACCGATATTACGCAGCGTTTCTATCTATGTGATCACCTCGATCATAAACAAGCACTACTCGATAAAGTGCTTGAGACTGAAGATTACAATCAGGTCATTATCTTTACGGCAACCCGTGCAGACACTGATCGCTTAACGGCCGAGCTGAATGAACGTAAACTGAAAGCTGTCGCCCTAAGCGGTAACTTAAATCAGAATCAACGTAACAGCATCATGAGTCAGTTTGAGCGTGTATGTCATAAGATCCTGGTAACAACAGATGTTGCTTCTCGTGGTCTAGATATTGAAGGTGTATCGCACGTTATCAACTTTGATATGCCAAAACACGCTGAAGAATATGTTCACCGTGTGGGGCGTACTGGTCGTGCTGGTAACAAAGGTGATGCAATTTCACTTGTTGGCCCTAAAGACTGGAAGAGCTTTAAAAGTGTTGAAGCTTATTTACAGCAATCTATTTCTTTCAGTGTATTTGAAGGTTTAGCGGGTAAATTCAAAGGTCTTAAACCTGCACCGAAGAAAAAGTTCATTAAGAAGAAACCAACCGATCAAAAAGCATCTGCTGCTAAGAAATCAACAGCGCCTAAAGCGAAGAAGAAAGTTGATAAGCGTTTTTACGATAACGTTGCAGTGGGCGAAAATGTATTTAAGCCTAAGAAAAAACGTAACGTTGACGTAAGCAAAGACGACGCATAA
- the galE gene encoding UDP-glucose 4-epimerase GalE produces MRVLVTGGMGYIGSHTCVQMIEAGMTPVIVDNLYNSKETVLARIEALTGVMPAFFQGDIRDRAFLEKVLSENDIDAVIHFAGLKAVGESVVKPLEYYDNNVHGTLVLVEAMRTAGVNSLIFSSSATVYGDPASVPITENFPTSATNPYGRSKLMVEECLTDIQLAYPEMSITLLRYFNPVGSHKSGTMGEDPQGIPNNLMPFISQVAVGRREFLSVFGDDYPTVDGTGVRDYIHVVDLADGHLAALNYKGSEAGLHIYNLGTGNGSSVIQMVDAFSKASGVEVAYKVAPRRPGDIAECWADPAKAKAELHWEAKLSIEDMTTDTWRWQSNNPNGYPDA; encoded by the coding sequence ATGCGTGTTTTAGTTACTGGAGGAATGGGTTATATCGGTAGCCATACTTGTGTTCAAATGATTGAAGCAGGGATGACTCCAGTTATCGTTGATAACCTATATAACAGTAAAGAAACAGTATTGGCTCGCATTGAAGCATTAACGGGTGTTATGCCTGCGTTTTTTCAAGGTGATATTCGTGACCGTGCTTTTTTAGAAAAAGTTCTCTCTGAAAATGATATCGATGCTGTTATTCACTTCGCTGGCTTGAAAGCGGTGGGTGAATCTGTTGTTAAGCCTTTAGAATACTATGATAACAACGTGCACGGTACCTTGGTATTAGTTGAAGCAATGCGTACTGCTGGTGTTAATAGCCTTATCTTCAGTTCTTCTGCAACGGTATATGGCGATCCTGCCTCTGTGCCAATTACAGAAAACTTTCCAACAAGCGCCACCAACCCGTATGGTCGTAGTAAGTTAATGGTTGAAGAATGTCTAACCGATATTCAATTGGCTTACCCTGAAATGAGCATTACGCTACTGCGTTACTTTAATCCAGTTGGCTCTCATAAATCGGGCACAATGGGTGAAGATCCGCAGGGCATTCCAAACAACTTAATGCCGTTTATCTCTCAGGTTGCGGTTGGTCGTCGTGAATTCTTATCTGTGTTTGGTGATGACTACCCAACAGTCGATGGTACTGGTGTGCGTGATTATATTCACGTTGTTGATTTGGCCGATGGCCACTTAGCGGCATTGAACTACAAAGGTTCAGAAGCCGGTTTGCATATCTACAACCTTGGTACTGGTAATGGCAGCAGCGTAATTCAAATGGTTGATGCATTCTCAAAAGCATCAGGCGTTGAGGTTGCCTATAAAGTCGCACCACGTCGTCCTGGTGATATTGCAGAATGTTGGGCAGATCCAGCGAAAGCAAAAGCAGAGCTTCATTGGGAAGCGAAGCTTTCGATTGAAGACATGACGACAGATACATGGCGTTGGCAGTCAAATAACCCGAACGGTTATCCTGACGCATAA
- a CDS encoding alpha/beta fold hydrolase — MPRLFRHIVLFFVLIFALSGCEIVKWKATQDGESLVNAGYSEQFLPLKEGGNIKYWIGGTGKPLLLLHGFGGTAISTWQKEMMVLSQDYQVIAPDLAWFGDSHSKGLADLTTQTDAIWQLMDHLKIDKVNVAGISYGGFVAYNMMTTPERIDKSIIIASPGPLFSEKDLDDLCLRAGVDKPENLFVPQNSDEVRRLFDNVFYEKKYMPDFIADQIYASYFSPWQAERTSLIQTLIKDRERIAEFPPNNLPNSMVIWGDSDQIFPLKSGIQLSRYLNAPIVVIPETGHGVTNEQPEVVVKLIKSFLS; from the coding sequence ATGCCAAGGCTATTTCGACATATTGTGCTTTTTTTTGTGCTTATATTTGCCCTTTCGGGATGTGAAATTGTTAAATGGAAAGCCACGCAAGACGGAGAATCATTAGTCAATGCAGGTTACTCTGAGCAGTTCTTACCCTTGAAAGAAGGTGGCAATATAAAGTACTGGATTGGCGGTACGGGTAAACCATTATTGTTACTTCATGGCTTTGGTGGTACTGCAATTTCTACATGGCAAAAAGAAATGATGGTGCTAAGCCAAGACTATCAAGTTATCGCACCTGATCTTGCTTGGTTTGGTGATTCACACAGTAAAGGTCTAGCCGATTTAACCACCCAAACAGATGCCATTTGGCAACTTATGGATCATTTAAAAATAGATAAAGTAAATGTCGCTGGTATTTCATATGGCGGATTTGTGGCCTACAACATGATGACCACACCTGAACGTATTGATAAATCGATCATTATTGCCAGCCCTGGTCCGTTATTCTCAGAGAAAGATCTTGACGATTTATGCCTACGCGCAGGGGTTGATAAACCCGAGAATTTATTTGTTCCTCAAAACAGTGATGAAGTAAGGCGATTATTTGATAACGTTTTTTATGAAAAGAAATACATGCCCGACTTCATTGCCGATCAAATTTACGCCAGCTACTTCTCGCCTTGGCAAGCAGAAAGAACGTCATTAATTCAAACGCTCATCAAAGATAGAGAGCGTATTGCAGAATTCCCGCCTAACAATCTACCCAATAGTATGGTGATTTGGGGAGACAGTGATCAAATCTTCCCGCTAAAAAGTGGCATTCAGCTCAGTAGGTATTTGAATGCCCCGATTGTCGTTATTCCTGAAACTGGTCATGGGGTCACGAACGAGCAACCTGAAGTTGTTGTTAAATTGATAAAATCATTCTTGTCTTAA
- a CDS encoding GGDEF domain-containing protein: MATLIKSTQLESSNFAYIELSEKTLQKQLTILFPFSGMICAIIAFTYFVSNVPVNFTFSAVIGMVICYTLSVINKYKINPYLLIWVFIFSTTAACALGFYADSSRHISNTIGLTIPLLCFFALQQKYAWWYSSLFGCFYIVLGVAEVSDKQLQITEALQNISAYSIVVIMAYLLARHRNEAIARVKQTATTDFLTGLHNRSGLLPIYQSESARSQRYLRDFSMLVLDIDEFKAVNDRYGLHAGDQVLMMLAKCLRENTRKGDHLARIGGEEFCLLLPETDIIAAEEFASHLKDEIASWSLELESGHNVSITVSIGITPIEFQEYSFDYIKAESALHRAKSWGRSQIAIS, encoded by the coding sequence ATGGCAACACTTATAAAAAGCACTCAACTTGAATCCTCCAATTTTGCATACATAGAATTAAGTGAGAAAACCCTTCAAAAACAACTGACTATTCTATTCCCATTTTCAGGCATGATTTGCGCGATCATTGCTTTCACTTATTTTGTCTCTAACGTTCCTGTTAACTTCACCTTTTCTGCCGTTATCGGCATGGTCATTTGTTATACACTTTCAGTCATTAATAAATATAAAATAAACCCCTATTTACTGATTTGGGTTTTTATCTTTTCAACAACAGCAGCCTGTGCACTCGGTTTTTACGCAGACAGCTCTCGCCATATCAGCAATACCATTGGTCTGACTATTCCATTATTGTGCTTCTTTGCGTTACAACAGAAATACGCGTGGTGGTATAGCTCATTATTTGGTTGTTTCTACATTGTACTGGGCGTCGCTGAAGTCTCTGATAAACAACTTCAAATAACGGAAGCATTACAAAACATCAGTGCGTATTCTATTGTTGTAATTATGGCTTATTTACTTGCTCGTCATCGTAACGAAGCGATAGCACGAGTAAAACAAACGGCAACCACCGATTTTTTAACCGGCTTACACAATCGTTCTGGTCTATTGCCGATTTATCAAAGTGAATCAGCACGTAGTCAACGTTATTTACGTGATTTCTCTATGCTCGTTCTAGACATTGATGAGTTTAAAGCCGTCAATGATCGCTACGGTTTACATGCTGGCGATCAAGTCTTAATGATGCTCGCCAAATGCTTACGCGAGAATACCCGTAAAGGCGATCACCTCGCTCGAATCGGTGGTGAAGAGTTTTGTTTACTGCTACCCGAAACTGACATAATAGCCGCTGAAGAGTTCGCATCTCACTTAAAAGATGAAATTGCCAGCTGGTCTTTAGAGTTAGAGTCGGGCCATAATGTAAGTATTACCGTTAGCATTGGTATTACGCCTATCGAGTTTCAGGAATATAGTTTTGATTACATAAAAGCAGAGAGCGCCCTACATCGTGCAAAAAGCTGGGGACGCAGCCAAATTGCAATTAGCTAG
- a CDS encoding NUDIX hydrolase: MSTKTLYQWKCFSIEQEHHQLPDGRNIEFTTVKHPGAVIIVPINHSGDLVLVHQYRPAIKQWILEFPAGTLESKEDILNCAKRELAEEVNLKAESWQSLGELLPVPGFCDEVQYLFLAQGLSETAGELDDDEVIEVVTMSVNEFEQKVLKNEIQDGKTLATYLKIKMMGIV; encoded by the coding sequence ATGTCTACCAAAACACTTTACCAATGGAAATGCTTTTCAATAGAGCAAGAGCATCACCAACTACCTGATGGTCGAAACATTGAATTCACCACAGTAAAACATCCAGGTGCCGTGATCATTGTGCCGATTAATCACTCCGGCGATCTTGTTTTAGTACATCAATATCGCCCAGCTATTAAGCAATGGATTCTTGAATTTCCAGCGGGTACGCTAGAAAGCAAAGAAGACATTCTAAATTGCGCGAAAAGAGAGCTCGCAGAAGAAGTAAACCTGAAAGCTGAAAGTTGGCAAAGCCTTGGCGAACTTCTACCTGTACCAGGATTTTGTGATGAGGTTCAGTACTTGTTTCTCGCTCAAGGTTTATCAGAAACCGCTGGAGAATTAGATGACGATGAAGTAATTGAAGTCGTCACCATGTCTGTTAATGAGTTTGAACAAAAAGTATTAAAAAATGAGATTCAAGATGGCAAAACATTAGCGACCTATCTCAAAATAAAGATGATGGGCATTGTTTAA
- a CDS encoding GNAT family N-acetyltransferase — translation MTQEYSFRTCSFDTERLKVSNVLSVLNQSISEAELSDVALKILTPNVTQSLPPEFQSVQCVESASKWINEMVTNSHFLIIQQSESHQIIGFIFFYVSSPKESGSNVHIGYLLDERFWGKGYANEFMEGLIEWCNRSQLVSKLLGGVDVGNAQSIKLLQNNGFKEATGDSPDGVVFYERSFSKC, via the coding sequence ATGACTCAAGAATATAGTTTTCGAACGTGCTCTTTTGACACTGAACGGTTAAAGGTGAGTAATGTACTGAGTGTTTTAAATCAGTCTATTTCTGAAGCAGAATTATCTGATGTTGCTTTAAAAATATTAACACCAAATGTAACTCAATCTCTTCCTCCAGAGTTTCAATCCGTTCAGTGTGTTGAATCAGCAAGCAAATGGATAAATGAGATGGTGACTAACAGCCATTTCCTTATTATTCAGCAATCAGAAAGTCATCAAATTATTGGTTTCATTTTTTTCTATGTATCCAGTCCAAAAGAATCTGGTTCCAATGTACATATTGGTTATCTTCTTGATGAGCGGTTTTGGGGAAAAGGTTATGCAAATGAATTCATGGAAGGGCTAATTGAATGGTGCAATCGTTCTCAGTTAGTCTCTAAGTTACTTGGTGGCGTTGATGTGGGTAATGCTCAATCAATTAAGTTATTACAAAATAATGGGTTCAAGGAAGCAACTGGCGATTCACCTGATGGGGTTGTTTTTTATGAACGTTCATTTAGTAAATGTTGA